The following proteins come from a genomic window of Dethiosulfovibrio salsuginis:
- the modA gene encoding molybdate ABC transporter substrate-binding protein → MRFKSLTVFMVISLISLSGPSARGEEVMAVAAGISPCVEEIMDLYKTKGGTPLSMVTGPCGALAKQAEAGAPYDLVMMSEPRWPDWMKGKGLITDLKTFAIGQLVLWSPKGDQPTLEGLKNHVIAIPDPEMTAYGMLAKNYLTSQGLWDSFISGKIVTTKSAPQAVVAVSGGAADWAFIPKLSALKAGGPFLSLEATMEQVGGLKPDSSPNARAFWDFCRSKEADSIWLKWGFLLEDRR, encoded by the coding sequence TTGAGGTTTAAGTCACTTACTGTTTTTATGGTTATTTCGTTGATATCCCTATCAGGACCATCGGCCCGAGGGGAGGAGGTCATGGCAGTAGCCGCAGGTATATCTCCCTGCGTAGAGGAGATAATGGATCTCTACAAAACGAAAGGAGGAACCCCTCTTTCCATGGTCACAGGTCCCTGCGGAGCACTGGCAAAACAGGCGGAAGCCGGGGCTCCTTACGATCTGGTTATGATGTCCGAGCCAAGATGGCCCGACTGGATGAAGGGGAAAGGGTTGATCACCGATCTAAAAACTTTCGCCATAGGACAGCTTGTCCTATGGAGCCCTAAAGGAGACCAGCCCACGCTGGAAGGTCTCAAAAATCACGTCATAGCGATACCGGACCCTGAGATGACAGCCTACGGGATGCTGGCCAAGAATTATCTTACATCCCAAGGACTATGGGATTCGTTTATATCCGGCAAAATAGTGACGACAAAATCGGCCCCTCAGGCTGTGGTAGCCGTATCGGGAGGGGCGGCGGACTGGGCCTTTATCCCAAAGTTGTCGGCCCTAAAAGCAGGGGGGCCCTTTCTCTCCCTTGAGGCCACTATGGAACAGGTAGGAGGGCTAAAACCGGACAGCTCACCGAACGCCAGGGCCTTTTGGGATTTCTGTAGGTCGAAAGAGGCCGATAGCATATGGCTGAAATGGGGGTTCCTTCTGGAGGACAGACGTTGA
- a CDS encoding molybdate ABC transporter permease subunit, with the protein MTQAIVISLKILAIDVPLLLLFGTGAGWLLAKKNFVGKAFVETLLMLPLALPPAVLGLYLLMFFGRIPFFRSMGLLFSFPAAALAALIPALPMVISSARAGFQSVPISLEDAARTMGKGEIEVFFRISFPLAKRHIMAGLALASARALGDFGVTLMIAGNIPGRTQTLPLYIYGQVETLEFAKANIAAAILAVMGILSLRFVRAMEAGR; encoded by the coding sequence TTGACCCAGGCTATCGTAATAAGCCTAAAGATCCTGGCCATAGACGTTCCTCTCCTGCTCCTGTTCGGCACAGGGGCAGGTTGGCTACTGGCTAAAAAAAACTTCGTCGGAAAAGCCTTCGTGGAGACTTTGCTGATGCTTCCTCTGGCCCTTCCACCAGCGGTACTAGGGTTATATTTACTGATGTTTTTCGGGAGGATACCTTTTTTTAGGTCTATGGGGCTGCTATTCTCCTTCCCTGCGGCTGCGCTGGCGGCCCTTATACCTGCCCTTCCTATGGTCATATCCTCCGCTAGGGCAGGATTTCAATCGGTACCTATATCGCTGGAGGACGCCGCCAGGACCATGGGAAAAGGGGAGATAGAGGTTTTTTTCAGAATATCCTTCCCCTTGGCGAAAAGGCACATCATGGCGGGACTGGCCCTTGCCTCCGCCAGAGCCCTGGGCGACTTCGGCGTAACCCTTATGATAGCGGGAAATATCCCGGGCAGAACCCAGACCCTTCCCCTCTACATCTACGGACAGGTGGAAACCCTGGAGTTCGCCAAGGCCAATATCGCAGCGGCCATACTGGCGGTAATGGGAATCCTGAGCCTGAGGTTCGTAAGGGCTATGGAGGCAGGCCGTTGA
- a CDS encoding ABC transporter ATP-binding protein has product MSWLEASFQHQEGSFSLSTSFSMEKEIGVLFGPSGSGKSMTLRLLCGLIKPSGLGELKIDGRALQGPDSWTRPKDRNIAIVFQDLALFPHMTVKENVLFPLGKRARPEALKWIKRLGLEEKAGEMPHRLSGGQRQRVALARALASSPDLLLLDEPFSALDTPLRRSLRRELKDLHRETGTPMIYVTHQMEDVCSMGDRVFLMREGSISGEVDLKNLTSADSASWHHLGWGNMVEGSVRKGRGATVFEWPGGSVILPPSVKEEGPASAFVPSDRISIVYPSIPLDPSFVENTMTGTVIERYIMGRRCHLQVEIGNHLWQVEFPSTSYEVLGIEEGSKVTMAVRPKDISIIPKRR; this is encoded by the coding sequence TTGAGTTGGCTTGAGGCGTCCTTTCAGCACCAGGAGGGTAGTTTTTCTCTATCGACCTCCTTTTCCATGGAGAAGGAGATAGGGGTGTTGTTCGGTCCCAGCGGCTCGGGCAAGAGCATGACCTTAAGGTTGCTGTGCGGCCTTATAAAGCCATCAGGCCTCGGTGAGCTCAAAATCGACGGCAGAGCCCTTCAGGGACCAGACAGCTGGACCAGGCCGAAAGACAGAAACATAGCCATCGTGTTTCAGGACCTGGCCCTGTTCCCCCACATGACCGTCAAGGAGAACGTCCTGTTCCCCCTTGGAAAGAGGGCCAGGCCCGAGGCCCTAAAATGGATCAAAAGGCTCGGCCTTGAGGAAAAGGCGGGGGAAATGCCTCACAGGCTATCGGGAGGCCAGAGACAGAGGGTCGCCCTTGCCAGAGCTCTGGCGTCGTCGCCGGACCTGCTGCTTCTGGACGAGCCTTTCAGCGCCCTGGACACCCCTTTGAGGCGGTCGCTCCGTCGGGAATTAAAGGATCTTCACAGAGAGACGGGAACCCCTATGATCTACGTAACCCACCAGATGGAGGACGTCTGTTCCATGGGTGACAGGGTCTTTCTCATGAGAGAGGGCTCTATATCAGGAGAGGTGGACCTGAAGAACCTCACCTCCGCCGACTCGGCGTCCTGGCATCACCTGGGCTGGGGGAACATGGTCGAAGGCTCGGTCCGAAAGGGACGAGGGGCTACGGTTTTTGAGTGGCCCGGAGGATCGGTTATACTGCCTCCATCGGTGAAAGAGGAAGGCCCAGCTTCCGCCTTTGTGCCGTCGGACCGGATATCCATAGTCTACCCCTCCATCCCCCTCGACCCGTCCTTCGTGGAAAACACCATGACAGGGACGGTGATCGAGCGGTACATCATGGGACGGAGGTGCCACCTTCAGGTGGAGATAGGGAACCATTTGTGGCAGGTGGAGTTTCCGTCCACCTCCTACGAGGTTCTGGGCATAGAGGAAGGATCAAAGGTGACAATGGCCGTTAGGCCAAAGGACATATCCATAATACCAAAGCGGAGGTGA